CGGTGTCGCGCACGGTGCTGGCCTGGCTGCCCGAGCATGGCGTGACCAGGGTCGAGGACGTCGGTTTCGCAGACGTGTCGGCCGGGCTCGTGTTCCTCGGCGGGCACTACCGGCCGCAGAGCATGCGGACGGTGGCATGCGCGCTGCGGGTGCTGTGCCGTTTCCTGGAGGAGTTGGGGTGCCGGGCGGGACTTTCGGACGCGGTGCCGACCATGTTCTCGCGGCGTGTCCGTTCGGTGCAGGTGCTACCCGCCGGTGGTGTCGATCAGCTGATCGACACCGCGGATCGGGCGACCCCGGCGGGCCGCCGGAACCGGGCGGTGTTGCTGTTGGCGGCCAGGACCGGCCTGCGTCCCGTGGACATCGCGGGGATGCGCCTGGCCGACGTCGACTGGCGCCAGGCCCGGATCACGATCGTCCAGCACAAGACGGGGACGGTGCTCAGCTTGCCGTTGCTCGCCGATGTCGGCGAGGCGATCGCGGACTACCTGCTGCATGCCCGACCGGCCGGTGGTTTGGACGACCACCTGTTCCTGCGGCTCCAGGCCCCGTTTACGGGCCTGGTGGCGGACGACTTTTACCATGTCGCCGTGCAGGCCTTCACCCGTGCCGGCATCGCGGCACCCGAGGGCATGGGCCGCGGCCTGCGGGTGTTGCGCGCCTCGATGGCCACGAGGATGCTCGAACACGAGGTGCCGCTGGCGGTGATCTCGGGTTCGCTCGGACATCGGGGGACCGGATCGGCACGGCACTACCTGGCCGCTGATGAGCGGCGCATGCGGGAGTGCTGCTTGGATTTCGTGGGGATCGAGCCGGCGGTGCGGTCATGACCGATCTCGTCTCGGGCCTGGCCGCCCACGTCCGGGCTCTGGTCGAGCTCAAGCATGCGATCGGGCTGCCCTATGTGACGTCGGAGCGGCATCTGCGCCGCTTCGACGCCATGTGTGCCCGCGACTATCCCGGAGTGGACTTTTTGACCCGCGAGATGGCGATGTCCTGGGCGTTCGCCCGGCCCGGTGAGCACGTGAACACCCAGACCCGGCGGATAACCCCGGTCCGCCAGCTGGCCAAACACATGGCCGGTTGCGGTGTCGCCGCCTATGTCATCCCGGTCGGGATCCCCGGCAGAGGGCCCCGCTACCGGCCGCATCTGTTCACCCACGAACAGCTCCGGGCGGTGTTCGACGCGGCCGACCGGATCGAGCCGTCCCCCTACGGCGGGCAGCGCCAACTGGTCATCCCGGTGGTCTTCCGGATGATCTACTGTCTCGGGCTGCGACCCGGCGAAGCCCGGCGACTGCACCGCAACGATGTCGATCTTGCCAAGGGCACCGTGCATGTCCGCGAGTCCAAAGGCCACAAGGACCGGCTGTTGTTCATGTCGGGCGACCTGCACGACTACTGCCGTCGCTACGACACTGCGATCAATGCATGGCACCGCGACCGCACCGTGTTCTTCCCGAACCGCACGGGGCGCTGCTACAGCGCCTCGACCATCGACTGTTGGTTCCGCGAACTGCTCGACGCCGTCGGCGCCGCTGTCGTCGCCCACCCGAGCTCACCACCGCGGGTTTACGATCTGCGTCACGGCCATGTCGTCGAGACGATCAACAGGTGGGCACGTGCCGGGCGGGACCCCGAAGCTCTGGTCACCTACCTGAGCCTGCACTTGGGGCATACCAACGTCGAGGACACCTGGTATTACTTCCATCTCGCAGCCGATTACCACCCGGATCT
This window of the Acidimicrobiales bacterium genome carries:
- a CDS encoding tyrosine-type recombinase/integrase encodes the protein MQVSVGELIDAADTVIVGFGNAPSTLWQYRWAWSQFEVFCSREGVGEVTEDVVPAFLLFMAAGQPDGQLKEWKRKLLRKSVLVLCEVAATGTYRWRVSRQSHPNDVLDGVFRPVQEDFERWMDRRYLATATKDLYATVSRTVLAWLPEHGVTRVEDVGFADVSAGLVFLGGHYRPQSMRTVACALRVLCRFLEELGCRAGLSDAVPTMFSRRVRSVQVLPAGGVDQLIDTADRATPAGRRNRAVLLLAARTGLRPVDIAGMRLADVDWRQARITIVQHKTGTVLSLPLLADVGEAIADYLLHARPAGGLDDHLFLRLQAPFTGLVADDFYHVAVQAFTRAGIAAPEGMGRGLRVLRASMATRMLEHEVPLAVISGSLGHRGTGSARHYLAADERRMRECCLDFVGIEPAVRS
- a CDS encoding tyrosine-type recombinase/integrase, with protein sequence MTDLVSGLAAHVRALVELKHAIGLPYVTSERHLRRFDAMCARDYPGVDFLTREMAMSWAFARPGEHVNTQTRRITPVRQLAKHMAGCGVAAYVIPVGIPGRGPRYRPHLFTHEQLRAVFDAADRIEPSPYGGQRQLVIPVVFRMIYCLGLRPGEARRLHRNDVDLAKGTVHVRESKGHKDRLLFMSGDLHDYCRRYDTAINAWHRDRTVFFPNRTGRCYSASTIDCWFRELLDAVGAAVVAHPSSPPRVYDLRHGHVVETINRWARAGRDPEALVTYLSLHLGHTNVEDTWYYFHLAADYHPDLRALANAEIEPALPEPSHGVR